From Triticum aestivum cultivar Chinese Spring chromosome 4A, IWGSC CS RefSeq v2.1, whole genome shotgun sequence, a single genomic window includes:
- the LOC123082523 gene encoding putative disease resistance protein RGA3 isoform X2 translates to MWVCISDVFDIKKIIKDIIECATDGVCDRSRSLNVLQGELRKILMKQKFLLVLDDIWPNAIDEWQTFFAPFRNVLEGSVILVTTRFATIVCLVTNTRTIELKGLPEDTFLEFFNICAFGTDCAESYPKLQVIGQDVASRLCGSPLAAKTLGRLLNMELTERHWITVQNSELWELPHQDNEILPALQLSYLYLPPELKRCLALCSMFPKGYRFERDEIVDIWVTHGFVVPEGSMDPEELGVAYLDDLRSRFLLQTDPRFRDLSRYVMHDLIHAMAQSVSLDECFLLQDKNYPNQRKIPPTVRHMSIEVHSEV, encoded by the coding sequence ATGTGGGTTTGTATTTCTGACGTTTTTGACATTAAAAAGATAATCAAAGATATCATTGAGTGTGCCACTGATGGGGTGTGTGATAGGTCCCGCAGTTTAAATGTTCTTCAAGGGGAACTAAGGAAAATTCTGATGAAGCAAAAGTTTCTTCTAGTGTTGGATGATATATGGCCAAATGCTATTGATGAATGGCAGACATTTTTTGCACCATTCAGGAATGTACTTGAAGGCAGTGTCATCTTAGTGACTACAAGATTTGCGACTATTGTCTGCCTTGTCACAAACACTAGGACCATTGAACTCAAAGGATTGCCTGAAGATACATTTTTGGAGTTCTTCAACATATGTGCATTTGGTACAGATTGTGCAGAATCGTATCCAAAGTTGCAGGTCATTGGTCAGGACGTGGCCTCTCGGTTGTGTGGGTCTCCCTTGGCAGCTAAAACTCTTGGCCGCTTGTTGAATATGGAGCTCACAGAACGCCATTGGATAACTGTCCAGAATAGTGAATTGTGGGAGCTGCCACATCAGGACAATGAGATATTGCCAGCCCTTCAACTCAGCTACCTCTATCTTCCACCGGAACTTAAGAGATGCCTTGCACTTTGTTCAATGTTTCCCAAAGGTTATAGATTTGAAAGAGATGAGATAGTTGACATTTGGGTGACACATGGCTTTGTTGTGCCGGAAGGAAGCATGGATCCCGAAGAGTTGGGTGTTGCATACTTGGATGATTTGAGAAGCAGATTCCTTCTTCAAACTGATCCTAGGTTCCGTGATCTAAGTAGATATGTAATGCATGACTTGATCCATGCCATGGCACAATCTGTTTCACTAGATGAATGTTTTTTGTTGCAAGATAAGAACTATCCTAATCAGAGGAAAATACCACCCACAGTTCGCCATATGTCAATTGAGGTCCACAGTGAAGTTTAG
- the LOC123082523 gene encoding putative disease resistance protein At3g14460 isoform X1 has product MADIHHLDKLHSLRFGTRSEVRISWLNKLSNILFLTLKGCELKNLPESICVLNHLRHLDISHSRIIELPECFRCLYSLQVLNASHSRLKTIPDGITTLVNLRNLALPGNASHNLSTKSGLGNLCSLRNLSYFTVGEGNGRRISELKNMNQLREMLSIKSFANVQTMEETAEARIVDKQYLKVLIIHWRQCRFFLKEHEHDNSNTLEGLHPHSRIERLVLEGFRFDNLAPSWLTPENLPSLRNLDLSHCSLKYLSMPLCFPITTLRLSWCCGLRNLDQCLDPEHLPFVQSIELDWCPNLVSVPVHSFVGFVFLQDLRIHQCFKLACPREMVLPPALRRLSVSFCGELGNSFPDCLENLNFLTLLHLEACLTIRLIRLNSINTNMLSCLVLRHCSELSSIEGSSALLYMKYVDILSCPKLTGISQPFKRNKLEKVEETELLEFIKPRKE; this is encoded by the coding sequence ATGGCAGACATTCACCATTTGGATAAATTGCATTCACTTAGGTTCGGGACTAGATCCGAAGTTAGAATTTCATGGTTAAATAAGCTTTCCAACATCCTCTTTTTGACTCTAAAAGGCTGCGAGCTGAAAAACCTACCTGAGAGCATTTGTGTCTTGaatcatcttcgtcaccttgatATATCTCATAGCAGAATAATTGAGCTACCTGAGTGTTTTCGGTGCCTATACAGCCTACAAGTTCTCAATGCTAGTCATTCAAGACTGAAAACAATTCCTGATGGCATAACAACGCTAGTCAACTTGCGTAATCTAGCACTGCCAGGGAATGCCTCACATAATTTGTCAACAAAAAGTGGTCTTGGAAATTTGTGTTCTCTGCGGAACTTGAGCTATTTTACGGTTGGAGAAGGTAATGGGAGGAGAATTAGTGAGTTGAAGAACATGAATCAGCTGAGAGAAATGCTATCTATTAAATCTTTTGCTAACGTTCAGACTATGGAAGAAACTGCCGAGGCTAGAATTGTTGACAAGCAATACCTTAAGGTATTAATTATACATTGGCGACAATGTAGATTCTTCCTGAAGGAACATGAACATGACAATAGCAATACACTCGAAGGCTTGCATCCTCATTCAAGAATTGAACGTCTTGTACTTGAAGGCTTTCGGTTTGATAACTTAGCTCCAAGTTGGTTAACTCCTGAAAACCTACCTTCATTAAGAAATCTAGATCTTTCCCATTGCAGCTTGAAATATTTATCAATGCCACTTTGTTTTCCCATCACTACTCTGCGCCTTTCCTGGTGTTGTGGTCTGAGAAATCTTGATCAGTGCCTGGACCCAGAACATTTGCCATTTGTCCAGTCAATAGAGCTTGATTGGTGTCCAAATCTAGTATCGGTCCCTGTGCACAGTTTTGTGGGTTTTGTTTTCCTTCAAGATCTGAGAATCCACCAGTGCTTCAAGTTGGCGTGCCCTAGGGAAATGGTTTTGCCCCCTGCACTCAGAAGACTTTCTGTTTCCTTTTGCGGTGAGCTTGGCAATTCATTTCCAGATTGCTTGGAGAATCTCAACTTTCTCACCCTTCTGCATTTGGAAGCGTGTCTCACTATAAGGCTCATTCGATTGAACTCGATCAACACAAACATGCTAAGTTGTCTGGTTCTTCGTCATTGCTCGGAACTGTCATCCATCGAAGGATCTAGCGCTCTTCTATACATGAAGTATGTTGACATATTGAGCTGCCCTAAGCTCACAGGGATAAGCCAACCATTCAAAAGGAATAAACTGGAGAAAGTAGAGGAGACAGAACTGCTAGAATTTATCAAACCACGCAAGGAATGA